A region of Bacteroides sp. DNA encodes the following proteins:
- the tsaB gene encoding tRNA (adenosine(37)-N6)-threonylcarbamoyltransferase complex dimerization subunit type 1 TsaB, whose protein sequence is MANLLCIETSTRVCSVGILRDGDLLSIREDQSMNYSHSAVLTVFIENVLNESGLTAKDLDGVAVSQGPGSYTGLRIGVSAAKGVCYALDIPLMAIDTLQAMASLCLETKTEALNAHPNADLPLLLCPMIDARRMEVYHALFDTKLKHVEPTQAKVVEEGSFEEWLSRYRVAFFGDGASKCKTLLQHPNALIFDDVFPSVKGMMTQTTEKFQASAFVDVAYFEPFYLKDFVAGIPKVKGLYR, encoded by the coding sequence ATGGCCAATCTTTTGTGCATTGAAACTTCTACCCGGGTTTGTTCAGTGGGTATTCTGCGTGATGGGGATCTGCTGTCGATCCGGGAGGACCAAAGCATGAATTATTCCCATTCGGCTGTCCTGACGGTATTCATTGAGAACGTGCTGAACGAATCCGGGCTCACCGCCAAAGACCTCGACGGAGTAGCCGTAAGCCAGGGCCCAGGGTCCTACACAGGTTTGCGCATTGGGGTCTCGGCAGCCAAAGGTGTCTGCTATGCCCTCGACATTCCCCTGATGGCCATTGACACCCTTCAGGCCATGGCAAGCCTGTGTCTTGAAACGAAAACAGAAGCACTGAATGCCCATCCCAATGCTGATCTTCCTCTTTTGCTTTGCCCCATGATCGATGCCCGTAGGATGGAAGTGTATCATGCATTGTTTGACACGAAACTTAAACACGTGGAGCCCACCCAAGCTAAAGTGGTCGAGGAGGGCTCCTTCGAGGAATGGCTCAGTCGCTATCGTGTGGCTTTCTTTGGGGATGGGGCTTCCAAATGCAAAACCCTGTTACAGCATCCCAATGCCCTGATTTTTGATGATGTCTTCCCCTCAGTGAAAGGCATGATGACCCAGACTACGGAAAAATTTCAAGCCTCTGCCTTTGTTGATGTGGCTTATTTTGAGCCTTTTTACCTGAAAGATTTTGTGGCCGGAATTCCCAAAGTGAAAGGCCTGTATCGCTAA
- the hutI gene encoding imidazolonepropionase has product MKILISNIKELIQVETTPRNKVAGKEMASLPTLKDAWLFVEDGLIKGFGLMSDFNKSPFFSCAGASGVKEIDSTGKMVFPSFCDSHTHIVYAGSREIEYIDKIRGLSYEEIAKRGGGILNSARRLQQASEQELTDQALERLEEIKMLGTGAVEIKSGYGLTTESELKMLRVIRTLKELSPLTIKATFLGAHAVPAEYKHDQGAYVDLIINEMIPMVAGEELADYIDVFCDRGFFTPEETERMLMAGLKHGLKPKIHANELAFSGGIQVGVKYDALSVDHLEFTGDDEIKALLNSDTMPTLLPGAAFFLGMEYPPARKMIDAGLPVAMASDYNPGSSPSGNMQFVMALGAIKFKMVPEEIIHSVTLNGAYAMGLEEELGTIAVGKKANVFITKPISTYAFMPYAYGSNKVEQVIINGKLQ; this is encoded by the coding sequence ATGAAGATACTCATTAGCAATATCAAGGAACTGATCCAGGTGGAAACCACACCCCGCAATAAGGTTGCGGGCAAAGAGATGGCCAGCCTGCCCACACTAAAAGACGCCTGGTTGTTTGTTGAAGACGGCCTGATCAAAGGCTTTGGCCTGATGTCAGATTTTAACAAGAGTCCTTTCTTTTCCTGTGCCGGGGCATCAGGGGTAAAGGAAATTGATTCCACGGGAAAGATGGTGTTTCCCAGCTTTTGCGACTCGCACACCCATATTGTTTATGCTGGCAGTCGCGAGATCGAATACATCGACAAGATCAGAGGTTTATCTTATGAAGAAATCGCCAAACGCGGGGGAGGCATCCTCAACTCGGCTCGCAGACTGCAGCAGGCCAGTGAACAGGAACTCACCGACCAGGCCCTGGAACGCCTGGAGGAGATCAAAATGCTGGGCACCGGCGCTGTAGAGATCAAAAGTGGATATGGCCTGACCACAGAAAGCGAACTGAAAATGCTGCGGGTCATCAGAACCTTAAAGGAGCTTAGCCCGCTGACCATCAAAGCCACTTTCCTGGGAGCACACGCCGTGCCGGCTGAATACAAGCACGACCAGGGCGCCTATGTGGATCTGATCATCAACGAGATGATCCCCATGGTGGCCGGTGAAGAGCTGGCCGATTATATCGACGTGTTTTGCGACCGGGGCTTCTTCACCCCAGAAGAAACAGAACGGATGCTGATGGCAGGTTTGAAACATGGCCTTAAGCCGAAGATTCACGCCAACGAGCTGGCCTTCTCGGGAGGCATACAGGTGGGGGTGAAATATGATGCCCTTTCTGTGGATCACCTGGAGTTCACCGGCGATGATGAGATCAAGGCCCTGCTCAACAGCGACACCATGCCCACCTTGCTGCCCGGGGCAGCCTTCTTCCTCGGGATGGAATATCCCCCTGCACGTAAGATGATCGATGCAGGTCTTCCCGTAGCAATGGCCAGCGACTATAATCCCGGCTCTTCCCCTTCCGGAAATATGCAGTTTGTGATGGCGCTGGGGGCCATCAAGTTTAAGATGGTTCCCGAGGAGATCATTCATTCGGTGACCCTGAACGGGGCCTACGCCATGGGCCTGGAAGAAGAATTGGGCACGATAGCAGTGGGAAAGAAGGCCAACGTATTCATCACCAAGCCCATCTCCACTTACGCCTTTATGCCCTATGCCTATGGCAGCAACAAAGTAGAACAGGTTATCATTAACGGAAAACTCCAGTGA
- a CDS encoding S9 family peptidase produces MNKKILLLVLMIGAIAYSCQEQKQDVPPLIDREVFFDDPEITGGRLSPDGAYISFLSPYEGTRNIWIKTREASFEEAIPITAVTERPIMGYFWSRDGKYLLYVMDKGGDENFNIYAVDPQEASAGVIPEARNITNMEGVRAAIYHISRIDPDLMFVGLNSRDRAWHDLYSLKISTGELTLMRENTNRYTRWMFDYEDKLRLAMRSLPDGTEELWRIDPEGETLLFSWNVLETAYPAAFQKDNQHVYMVSNVGEDTDLTQLYLMDIETGKMEFVEKDPEGKADFGGLAISDKTLEVILTTYTDEKTRYYFKDETFEGHFNTVKAELGDKEYNFFSPTLDERFWLISASSDVDPGSVYLYDTEDQSLTFQYSPRPDIPTEHLSPMTSIRYPSSDGMEIQAYLVLPKGFGEKDLPLVVHPHGGPWARDYWGYNGYAQFLANRGYAVLMPNFRGSTGFGKAYLNAGNKQWGELMQDDITWGVQYLVDQGIVDPERVAIFGGSYGGYATLAGLTFTPDVYAAGVSFVGPSNLITLLNSIPPYWEAGRTTFHIRMGDPSTPEGLAQLEKQSPLFSADKIAAPLLVVQGQNDPRVNKAESDQIVVALRERGFPVEYINAPDEGHGFARPVNTMAFIAAMEKFLAKHIDGRYQETMTDEVAQRLEEITVDVSTVTMPE; encoded by the coding sequence ATGAACAAAAAAATTCTATTGTTGGTACTTATGATTGGAGCCATTGCTTACTCCTGCCAGGAGCAGAAACAGGACGTTCCTCCCCTGATTGACCGGGAGGTATTTTTCGATGATCCGGAAATCACCGGGGGTCGCCTTTCTCCCGATGGGGCCTACATCTCTTTCCTGAGTCCTTATGAAGGCACGCGAAACATTTGGATCAAAACCCGTGAAGCTTCCTTTGAAGAGGCCATTCCAATAACAGCGGTGACCGAGCGGCCCATTATGGGGTATTTCTGGTCGCGCGACGGAAAGTACCTTTTGTATGTGATGGACAAGGGAGGTGATGAGAATTTCAACATTTATGCCGTCGACCCCCAGGAGGCCAGCGCGGGAGTCATTCCTGAAGCCCGCAACATCACCAATATGGAAGGTGTGCGTGCCGCCATTTATCACATTTCGCGCATTGATCCCGACCTGATGTTTGTGGGTCTGAACAGCCGCGACAGGGCCTGGCACGACCTTTACAGCCTGAAGATCTCAACGGGCGAGCTGACCCTGATGCGCGAAAATACCAATCGCTACACCCGATGGATGTTCGACTATGAAGACAAGCTGCGCCTTGCCATGCGCTCCCTACCCGACGGCACGGAAGAATTGTGGCGGATAGATCCCGAAGGCGAAACCCTGCTCTTCTCGTGGAACGTGCTTGAAACGGCTTATCCCGCTGCCTTCCAGAAGGACAACCAGCATGTTTACATGGTGTCGAATGTTGGCGAAGATACCGATCTGACGCAGCTTTACTTAATGGACATTGAAACCGGGAAGATGGAATTTGTGGAAAAAGACCCGGAAGGGAAAGCTGACTTTGGAGGTCTGGCCATTTCGGACAAGACCCTGGAAGTAATCCTGACCACCTATACCGACGAAAAGACCCGTTATTACTTTAAGGACGAGACCTTTGAGGGACATTTTAACACGGTGAAGGCAGAGCTGGGTGACAAAGAGTATAACTTTTTCAGCCCCACACTCGATGAGCGCTTCTGGCTAATCAGCGCCAGTTCGGATGTTGATCCGGGTTCCGTATACTTGTATGACACCGAAGATCAGAGCCTGACCTTCCAGTACAGTCCGCGGCCCGACATTCCCACCGAACACTTGTCGCCCATGACCAGCATCCGCTATCCTTCGAGCGATGGGATGGAGATACAGGCCTACCTGGTACTCCCCAAAGGCTTTGGCGAAAAGGATCTTCCACTGGTGGTTCACCCGCACGGAGGTCCCTGGGCAAGGGATTACTGGGGCTATAACGGCTATGCCCAGTTTTTGGCCAACCGCGGCTATGCCGTGCTGATGCCCAACTTCAGGGGTTCTACCGGCTTCGGGAAAGCCTATCTGAATGCAGGCAACAAGCAATGGGGCGAGCTGATGCAGGATGATATCACCTGGGGGGTTCAATACCTCGTTGACCAGGGCATTGTTGATCCCGAGCGCGTAGCCATCTTCGGGGGCTCTTACGGGGGTTATGCCACCCTTGCCGGTTTGACCTTTACACCTGATGTTTATGCCGCCGGGGTATCCTTTGTGGGGCCCTCAAACCTCATTACACTGCTGAACTCCATTCCTCCTTACTGGGAAGCTGGACGCACCACATTCCACATCCGTATGGGCGATCCTTCAACACCCGAGGGCTTAGCACAGCTTGAAAAGCAGTCGCCACTTTTCTCGGCCGACAAGATCGCAGCCCCCTTGCTTGTGGTGCAGGGACAAAACGACCCCAGGGTAAATAAGGCTGAAAGCGACCAGATCGTGGTAGCCCTCAGGGAGCGTGGATTCCCCGTGGAATACATCAACGCGCCTGATGAAGGGCACGGCTTTGCCCGCCCGGTCAACACGATGGCTTTCATCGCCGCCATGGAGAAATTCCTTGCCAAGCATATCGACGGACGCTACCAGGAAACAATGACCGACGAGGTAGCCCAGCGCCTGGAGGAAATTACCGTAGATGTATCAACCGTTACGATGCCTGAATAA
- the priA gene encoding primosomal protein N' — MERLTLFADILLPLPLKGLFTYRVPQSLNEQIRVGQRAVVQFGSRKVYAGLVRNVHTQPPRDFQAKYILSLLDDEPVVKEDQFLFWEWIANYYLCTLGEVMNAALPPAMKLSGETKILLHPQADLETEEISEKEFALLQALKNKKEMSLSEASGIAGLPKVLPLLKGMIEKGMIVMQDSLDDPWQPRTETLVKLTTEYAIEEKLKEVFDQTERKAPRQLELLISFIRLSRRYEPHPAEVLQKELTATVKGGPAALKALIGKGVFETYTQQVSHFSHQDAKKDMVVFNEHQEAAWKEINQSFQHHDITLLHGVTSSGKTEIYIKLIREYIEQGMQVLYLLPEIALTAQIINRLQRHFGDRAGVYHSRFSAGERIEVWNNLLLGGIVSHNKVIRYDLVLGPRSAMFLPYSKLGLIIVDEEHEPSFKQHDPAPRYQARDAAIYLARMHGAKVLLGSATPSLETFFNAQTGKFGYVDLNHRHGGVKMPEIIVADLRQESRNRKMKSHFSSMLYESIQTALANKEQVILFQNRRGFSPRLECEACNWIPECKQCDVSLVYHKKINKLKCHYCGYTITQPSNCPVCNSTNLRLKGFGTEKIEEELPVFFPEATNSRMDLDTTRSKNAYSSIINDFEERRIDILVGTQMVSKGLDFNNVSVVGILNADNMLNFPDFRAHERAFQLMAQVSGRAGRDQKRGKVIIQTWNPQNTIIKQVVANDYESMYHTQIMERQRFHYPPFFRLIRVTVLHRDASVVNQAADELSQRLRKHFPKKVLGPEYPPVSRIRNQYMKNMMVKLERDAKLSASKDKLSEIVDFFLADPAFKRIRVILDVDPA; from the coding sequence ATGGAGCGTCTGACCCTTTTTGCCGATATCCTGTTGCCACTGCCTTTAAAAGGCCTGTTCACCTATCGGGTGCCACAGTCGCTCAACGAGCAGATCCGGGTGGGTCAGCGTGCAGTGGTTCAATTTGGCTCACGCAAGGTTTACGCAGGGCTCGTAAGGAACGTTCACACCCAACCTCCGCGCGATTTTCAGGCCAAGTACATCCTCTCGCTGCTGGATGACGAGCCCGTAGTGAAAGAAGATCAGTTCCTGTTCTGGGAGTGGATTGCCAATTATTACCTCTGCACCCTTGGGGAGGTAATGAATGCAGCCCTTCCACCTGCCATGAAGCTTTCGGGCGAAACAAAAATTTTGTTGCATCCCCAGGCTGACTTAGAAACCGAAGAAATCAGCGAAAAGGAGTTTGCCCTGCTGCAGGCCCTCAAAAACAAGAAGGAAATGAGCCTGAGTGAGGCCTCAGGCATTGCCGGGCTTCCCAAGGTGCTTCCCCTGCTGAAAGGGATGATCGAAAAAGGGATGATCGTGATGCAGGACAGCCTCGATGACCCGTGGCAACCCCGAACGGAAACCCTTGTAAAGCTTACAACCGAATATGCCATTGAAGAAAAGCTTAAAGAGGTCTTCGATCAGACTGAACGAAAAGCTCCGCGACAACTGGAACTGCTGATCAGCTTTATTCGCCTGTCGCGTCGTTATGAGCCCCATCCGGCTGAGGTCCTGCAAAAAGAACTGACCGCTACAGTAAAAGGAGGCCCGGCGGCATTGAAAGCCCTGATTGGGAAAGGCGTTTTTGAGACCTATACACAACAGGTCAGCCACTTCAGTCATCAGGATGCAAAAAAGGATATGGTGGTTTTCAACGAACATCAGGAAGCAGCATGGAAAGAGATCAATCAAAGCTTCCAGCATCACGATATTACCTTACTTCACGGGGTAACCTCGAGTGGCAAAACGGAGATTTATATCAAGCTTATCCGCGAATACATTGAGCAAGGGATGCAGGTGCTTTACCTCCTCCCTGAAATCGCCCTGACAGCACAGATCATCAACCGGCTTCAGCGACACTTTGGTGATCGGGCAGGGGTGTATCATTCCCGTTTCAGCGCCGGTGAGCGCATCGAAGTATGGAACAACCTATTGCTGGGAGGCATCGTTTCACACAACAAGGTGATCCGCTACGACCTGGTTCTGGGGCCGCGCTCTGCCATGTTTCTGCCATATAGTAAGCTGGGGCTTATCATTGTCGACGAGGAACATGAGCCTAGTTTTAAACAGCATGACCCTGCCCCCAGATACCAGGCAAGGGATGCTGCCATATATCTGGCCAGGATGCATGGGGCTAAAGTATTGCTCGGGTCGGCCACCCCTTCCCTGGAGACCTTTTTCAATGCACAGACAGGAAAGTTCGGGTATGTGGATCTGAATCACCGCCACGGCGGGGTAAAGATGCCCGAGATCATCGTGGCCGATTTGCGGCAGGAGTCACGAAACAGGAAAATGAAGTCACACTTTTCTTCCATGCTTTATGAGAGCATCCAAACAGCATTGGCCAATAAGGAGCAGGTGATCCTGTTCCAGAACCGAAGAGGCTTCTCTCCCCGGCTGGAATGCGAAGCCTGTAACTGGATCCCTGAGTGCAAGCAGTGCGATGTGAGCCTGGTCTATCACAAAAAGATCAACAAGTTAAAGTGCCATTATTGCGGGTATACCATTACCCAACCCAGCAATTGTCCGGTATGCAACTCAACCAACCTGAGACTAAAAGGGTTCGGGACCGAAAAAATTGAAGAGGAACTGCCGGTGTTTTTCCCGGAAGCCACCAATTCCCGAATGGACCTGGACACCACCCGTTCGAAAAACGCCTACAGTTCGATTATCAATGACTTTGAAGAACGCAGGATCGATATCCTGGTGGGCACCCAGATGGTCAGCAAGGGCCTCGACTTCAACAATGTGAGTGTAGTAGGCATTCTCAATGCCGACAACATGCTGAACTTTCCTGATTTCAGGGCTCACGAACGGGCCTTTCAGCTGATGGCCCAAGTAAGCGGGCGTGCCGGCCGCGACCAGAAACGCGGAAAGGTGATCATCCAGACCTGGAACCCCCAGAACACCATCATCAAGCAAGTGGTAGCCAACGATTACGAATCGATGTACCACACCCAGATCATGGAACGCCAACGCTTCCATTACCCGCCTTTTTTCAGGCTGATCCGGGTGACTGTTTTGCACCGTGATGCCAGTGTGGTCAACCAGGCTGCCGACGAGCTCTCACAACGCCTCCGCAAACATTTCCCCAAAAAGGTGCTGGGACCCGAGTATCCCCCGGTATCACGCATCAGGAACCAGTACATGAAAAACATGATGGTAAAACTGGAGCGCGATGCAAAACTCAGCGCCAGCAAAGATAAGCTCAGTGAAATAGTGGATTTTTTTCTTGCCGATCCGGCCTTTAAGCGGATAAGGGTCATCCTGGATGTGGACCCAGCTTGA
- a CDS encoding septum formation initiator family protein: MKLNLPSFLKNKYIIALVVMVVWLAFFDKNNLIQQWRMRKQLIELRRDKNYYSEEIERDSTSIRELKENPEALEKYARENYLMKKEDEEIFIIAED, translated from the coding sequence ATGAAATTAAACCTTCCTTCTTTTCTGAAGAACAAATACATCATCGCCCTTGTGGTGATGGTGGTTTGGCTTGCTTTTTTCGACAAGAACAACCTGATTCAGCAATGGCGCATGCGTAAGCAATTGATTGAGCTGCGTCGCGACAAGAACTACTATTCTGAAGAAATTGAACGGGACAGCACTTCAATCCGCGAGCTTAAGGAGAATCCGGAAGCCTTGGAAAAGTATGCGCGTGAAAACTACCTGATGAAAAAGGAGGACGAGGAAATTTTTATCATCGCAGAAGACTGA
- a CDS encoding ATP-dependent 6-phosphofructokinase, with translation MRKRVLVATGGGDCPGLNAVIRAIVLRAAKERDWEVVGSINAFDGILNEPNEIVVLTEKEVAGIHIRGGTIIGTTNKGGPFAWPIKNPDGSWGEADRSDEMLRRLQYLGVDAVINIGGDGSQRISQALFEKGLNVIGVPKTIDNDLSATDFTFGFQTAVQEATTAVDKLVTTAASHNRVLVLEVMGRYAGWIALHSAVAGGADVCLIPEIPYDLNKVMDKIYSRFHRGRGYAIIVIAEGAKQVNGEMYYEESSEVGYENIRLGGVASKLIHDLKTAGLETDMRETVLGHLQRGGTPIAYDRVLATQFGAKAFEMVLKQEFGKMVAYRHPNIVSVPFTEAITQYNFVDPDSDLVKTARGIGICMGD, from the coding sequence ATGAGAAAACGAGTATTGGTAGCCACCGGTGGTGGCGACTGTCCCGGTCTGAATGCGGTCATACGTGCCATTGTTCTGCGTGCCGCCAAGGAACGCGACTGGGAAGTGGTAGGAAGCATCAATGCCTTTGATGGCATCCTGAATGAGCCCAATGAAATTGTAGTGCTCACTGAAAAAGAAGTAGCGGGCATCCATATTCGCGGAGGTACGATTATTGGAACCACCAACAAGGGAGGCCCTTTTGCATGGCCCATTAAAAACCCCGACGGAAGCTGGGGCGAAGCCGATCGTTCTGACGAGATGCTTCGCAGGCTTCAGTACCTTGGAGTGGATGCCGTGATCAACATCGGGGGCGATGGCTCCCAGCGCATATCGCAGGCTCTCTTCGAAAAAGGCCTCAACGTTATCGGAGTACCCAAAACCATTGACAACGACCTTTCGGCCACCGACTTCACCTTTGGTTTTCAAACTGCCGTCCAGGAAGCTACCACGGCCGTTGACAAACTGGTGACCACGGCAGCCAGCCACAACAGGGTACTGGTACTGGAAGTGATGGGCCGTTATGCAGGCTGGATTGCCTTGCACAGCGCCGTGGCGGGGGGTGCCGATGTGTGCCTGATCCCCGAGATCCCCTATGACCTCAACAAGGTAATGGACAAGATCTACAGCCGCTTTCACCGCGGACGTGGCTATGCCATCATTGTCATCGCCGAAGGCGCCAAACAAGTCAACGGTGAGATGTATTACGAGGAGAGCTCTGAGGTCGGTTATGAAAACATACGTTTGGGCGGAGTGGCATCAAAACTGATCCACGACCTGAAGACTGCAGGCCTTGAAACCGATATGCGTGAAACCGTGCTGGGTCACCTGCAGCGCGGGGGAACGCCCATTGCCTACGACCGTGTGTTGGCTACACAATTTGGGGCTAAAGCATTTGAAATGGTCCTTAAGCAGGAATTCGGGAAAATGGTGGCTTACCGCCATCCCAATATTGTTTCTGTACCTTTCACTGAGGCCATCACCCAGTACAATTTTGTGGACCCCGACTCTGACCTGGTAAAAACCGCCAGGGGAATCGGCATTTGCATGGGAGACTAA
- a CDS encoding THUMP domain-containing protein, producing MSENTFPIVVKTLTGLEELLAGELQQLGVESPRVLRRGVSFTGTLGHVYRANMFCRTAISVLREIATFNFSTQDEFYQQMREIDWGAHFGVDKTIVIYSVAARSEIFTNTLFLSQLSKDAIVDAFRDKTGERPSVSRDEADIRLNIYVNDNRCVVSLDSSGEPLFKRGYRGEGGGAPLNEVLAAGLIMLSGWDKQSNFVDPMCGSGTFSIEAGLMANNISPGSLRRHFSFQQWNDYDPQLWETVKSEAQSQRVGSRITIMASDMNVKVIDIARKNIMEAGLMGQIKLQRQEFFQFHPPAGGGWVLLNPPYGQRMKQEDLPDFYRSIGDTLKNNYPGYKAGIITSDVPAMKSIGLKPISRTTVFNGALECKFMVFELFKGSHKDHVISTRPKRKRIE from the coding sequence GTGAGCGAAAACACATTCCCAATCGTAGTAAAAACATTGACCGGTTTGGAGGAGTTGCTCGCCGGAGAACTTCAACAACTGGGTGTTGAAAGCCCCAGAGTGTTGCGTCGCGGGGTTTCCTTTACCGGAACCCTGGGACACGTTTACCGGGCCAATATGTTTTGCCGCACCGCCATCAGCGTGCTCCGCGAGATAGCCACCTTCAACTTCTCCACCCAGGATGAGTTCTATCAGCAGATGCGGGAAATTGACTGGGGCGCACATTTTGGGGTGGACAAGACCATTGTGATCTATTCAGTGGCCGCCCGCAGCGAAATCTTTACCAACACCCTTTTCTTGTCGCAACTCAGCAAGGATGCCATTGTCGATGCTTTCCGCGACAAGACTGGTGAACGGCCCAGCGTAAGCCGCGATGAAGCTGACATCAGGCTGAACATTTATGTGAACGACAACCGCTGCGTGGTGTCGCTCGACAGCAGTGGGGAGCCACTGTTCAAAAGAGGTTACCGGGGGGAAGGCGGCGGTGCTCCCCTGAACGAAGTGCTGGCGGCTGGCCTGATCATGCTGTCAGGCTGGGACAAGCAGTCGAACTTTGTTGACCCGATGTGTGGCAGCGGGACCTTCTCCATAGAGGCCGGCCTGATGGCCAACAACATTTCCCCAGGAAGTCTCAGGAGGCATTTCAGCTTCCAGCAATGGAACGATTATGACCCGCAATTGTGGGAAACCGTTAAAAGCGAAGCCCAAAGCCAGCGCGTTGGCAGCCGCATTACCATTATGGCTTCCGACATGAATGTCAAAGTGATCGACATCGCCCGTAAAAACATTATGGAGGCCGGGTTGATGGGTCAGATCAAACTGCAACGGCAGGAATTTTTTCAGTTCCATCCACCCGCTGGGGGCGGCTGGGTGTTGCTCAACCCTCCTTATGGGCAGCGCATGAAACAGGAGGACTTGCCCGACTTCTACCGTTCCATTGGTGATACCCTGAAAAACAACTACCCCGGATACAAGGCGGGAATCATCACCTCCGATGTACCCGCCATGAAGTCCATTGGGTTGAAACCCATTTCACGGACGACCGTCTTCAATGGCGCCCTGGAATGCAAGTTCATGGTGTTTGAATTGTTTAAGGGGTCACATAAAGATCACGTGATTTCAACCCGCCCGAAAAGAAAAAGGATAGAATAA